In the genome of Vicia villosa cultivar HV-30 ecotype Madison, WI linkage group LG7, Vvil1.0, whole genome shotgun sequence, one region contains:
- the LOC131620719 gene encoding josephin-like protein: protein MSTQNSNVYHERQRLQFCLIHTLNSLFQQKDAFTRADLNAISEKLALDDTSNSDSWTPFSMLFKPHHNALTGNYDINVLIAALEEKGKSVVWHDRRNGCSSIDLDAPEDVLMGVVVNVAVKRFAGIWKGRHWIALRKIDGVWYNLDSDLHGPKCFRDQDEVREFLDSSIVGGGEVLLVMNQKHQA, encoded by the exons ATGTCAACTCAGAACTCAAATGTCTATCACGAAAGACAAAGATTACAGTTCTGTCTCATACATACTCTCAATTCACTCTTTCAG CAAAAAGATGCTTTTACTAGAGCAGATTTGAATGCAATTTCTGAGAAACTAGCACTTGATGACACCTCCAACAGTGACTCATGGACACCGTTTTCTATGCTGTTCAAGCCCCATCATAATGCACTGACTGGAAACTATGATATAAATGTTCTAATAGCTGCCTTGGAAGAGAAAGGGAAGAGTGTAGTTTGGCACGATCGGCGAAATGGATGTTCCTCGATTGATCTTGATGCGCCGGAAGATGTTCTGATGGGGGTTGTGGTTAATGTTGCGGTGAAAAGGTTTGCTGGGATTTGGAAAGGTAGGCATTGGATTGCTTTGAGGAAGATTGATGGGGTTTGGTATAACTTGGATAGTGATCTTCATGGTCCTAAATGTTTTCGCGATCAGGATGAAGTGAGAGAGTTTTTGGATTCTAGCATTGTTGGTGGTGGCGAGGTTTTGCTTGTCATGAATCAGAAACATCAGGCGTGA
- the LOC131620720 gene encoding uncharacterized protein LOC131620720, with protein MASITTTMLSIAPTRRRVFVARATKGAAGGGKEEKGFLDWILGGMQKEDQLLETDPILKKVEGKNGGGTTTSGRGSKNGRGTTSGGRGGKNSVAVPQKKKGVFEGLFSKN; from the coding sequence ATGGCTTCCATTACCACTACCATGTTATCAATTGCTCCAACAAGAAGAAGAGTGTTTGTAGCTAGAGCTACAAAAGGTGCAGCAGGTGGAGGCAAGGAAGAGAAAGGATTTCTTGATTGGATTCTTGGTGGTATGCAGAAAGAAGATCAGCTGCTAGAGACTGATCCTATTCTCAAGAAAGTTGAAGGCAAGAATGGTGGAGGCACTACTACTAGTGGACGTGGTAGCAAGAATGGTAGAGGCACTACTAGTGGTGGACGTGGTGGCAAGAATTCTGTAGCAGTTCCACAAAAGAAAAAGGGTGTTTTTGAAGGATTGTTTTCCAAGAATTAA